The genomic segment aatggACTCAAAACGATGTACTCAGACTCGTAAAATCGAAACCTATCAGTATTCATGCGCTACCAGTTACTATGAGAGATGTGATCATTCTAATTTTGATTGTTTCTGTGAAGCAATTCATTGTAGTTTGACAAAGATTAGTTGATGATAGTGTACAGTATTTTACACATCTTCTGTTCTATCTAAATATGTTCAAAAGCAGATGATCTCAGTTGTCATGATGCAAAAAGTAAAAACACCTCTAAAAATTGCTCATTTATAtggtttaatttaaataattaatgtgAAATAGGTCACCTGTGGATGTGCAGCAGGCGTTGCTGCAGCATTTAGAGCTCCTGTTGGTGGTGTATTGTTTGCTCTGGAAGAAGTAACTTCTTGGTAAATAATCTCTTTATGTTATGTTTTACTCTCCTGTTAGCATCATTTGAGCCGATTTTTTAATTCTTCGCTGtgaatttcaattttttgcCTGTGACCCACAACCTTCAGAACATGGATGCACCATTGGATATATGGGGAATCAGTCAAATAATAGAGTGGTGATTTGATTTATCAAACCTGTGTGATGAAATTTTTCTGTTGAAAGAAAAGACAATGACAACACACAGACAGCATTGCTTTTGCATCACAGACAACACACAGACAGTATTGCTTTTGCATCACATGGATTGGTCATTCTTGGTTTCTAGTTTTTCCCGATCATTATTCAAGTACTCTACGGATCAACTCTACTTTTGCTTAATTCACTTGAAACTATTGTCAATTTTGTAATTTCAGAATTTTGATGTTCTcttaagttttaaagtttttaatACTAAAAATTCAAAAGTTGCTAATACATGACTAAAAAATTTAGGTGAAAGAGTAGAATTTTCCGATGGCATATCCCTTAAGTGTGGCCCTGCCTATGCTTAAGTTGTCTtttaagaaattaataaaatgcatatATCAGGACTAGCAAAATGTATAACTGTACAGAAGGCATAAATATGTTATAAATTTGTGACATCCTTAATAAACTGTGGCTCAATCGACACAGCTGGGTCTAGTTACTGTCTgacaatttgttttttttttttttcatttttgttttAAGGTGGAGGAGTCAGCTTATGTGGCGTGTCTTTTTTACATCTGCCATTGTGGCTGTTGTTGTACGTACGGCAATGGGTTGGTGTAAGACTGGGAAATGTGGACATTTTGGCTCTGGAGGTTTCATTATGTGGGATATCTCGGAGTAAGGATTTTAGCCATGTGTCTACTTACATCTCTATAAGATCTTCTATGCTGACAGTTATTGTAAGCCTTGGTTTTTTTTCTAACCCAGTTTGATTTTAGTGGGCAAGAAGATTATTCATTTCAGGAATTCTTGCCAATGGCTGTTATTGGTGTTATAGGGGGACTCCTTGGTAAGTGAATAATCTTAATGTGATATTTTTCTAGAGCAGGTTTACTTGGTGATGTGGTATTTATGTATGCTATTCTGCTTTGTATATACAGGAGCCCTTTTTAATCAGCTTACTTTTTACATCGCTCACTGGCGTCGTAGTTACCTGCATAAGAGAGGGAATCGTGCCAAAGTACATTTCTGAAATGAATTTACTTTCATACATAGCTCAATGATTTACCAATTTGACGCTGTTTCGGTAATCTTGCAGGTTATTGAAGTCTGTATAGTTTCTGTGTTAACCTCGATTATTTCATTTGGATTGCCACTTTTTAAGAAGTGCACCCCATGTCCTGAAGGAGATGCTGGTATCGAATGTCCTCGTCCACCTGGGATGTATGGAAATTATGTCAATGTAAGATTTCTTTAAGAATTTGAACATGTAGAGTACAAGCTATGTATCTAGGAAGAAATACATTTATTTATTGAGAATGGTCTTGTAGAGATCTAGAGCTTACTTAAAGACCGGTGAGTAAACACTGTATTTCTTTGTAGATACTGCAATCTTGAGGGTTATTTCAAATCTTTTAGCCACACACTTCGGTCAATCCAaatttacatgctttatatttatttttcaccTTTTTGATAATTGTGTCTTTTATCATGCTACAGTTTTATTGTGCTAATAACAATGAATACAATGACCTTGCAACCATATTCTTCAACACTCAGGTTGGAAGTTTACCCAATGTTTTTTGTTTACTATGGTGAATATATGTAACCTTCCTAATGTATCATATATAAGTTTGCAGGATGATGCCATCAGAAATTTGTTCAGTGCAAAAACAATTCATGAATACAGCGCCCCAAGCCTGCTGACATTTTTGGTATGCATTACTATGTCAGATTGCTATTTTACTTTTAAGTGCAATGTGAGATGTTTCAATAGATTCATAAAAATGATGTGTCTATCCTTACATTGTTTCGTTTCAAGAGTAAATGAATTTTATTCACAATGGTAAGTGTACACCTGGAAACAACATTATTTCGTAAGTTGGtggatttgaatttgaaaatacCTGTTTTTACTCGTGAGTTGTATAAGGTGAGCACTTCCATGTCCTAATGCAAAGATGTATCTTATGCTATTTCAATTAACTTTACGAGGAAGTACCCGACTTTCAaaaagaaaatgtgattttatATCTGTGTACCTTGTGTGAAATGTGTGAGCTTCATTCTAGTTTTGATTGGTTCAAAAACTACTTAATTTTTATCTCAGTGAGACACTCCTGTCTCTATTGTATATCTATGCTCTTATTCATGAGATTATACTTCTGTTGTAATTTCTTCTTCAGGTTATGTTTTATAGCTTAGCAATAGTCACTTTTGGTACTGCTGTTCCAGCTGGTCAATTTGTTCCTGGCATAATGATTGGATCAACTTATGGGCGGTTGGTTGGCATGTTTGTCGTCAGTTTCTATAAGAGACTGAACATTGAGGAAGGAACGTGAGTCCCCTTTCAGTTATGTTCTCCTTTAATAGTTTCTTTTTTATTGTCGTCACCTTTGAATGGACTTTAATATAGTATCTTGAAACCATGATCTTTTTGCTGATAGTTTGGTGGCCATTCAAGGGTTGTGCATTTTTGCAGTTCTTTTGAATCTTCATTTCAACACATCTTCCTTGCACATCTTAACTGAAATGTTTGTAATTTTACTGCTGGGATTTAGATATGCTCTGTTAGGGGCTGCATCCTTTCTTGGTGGTTCAATGCGAATGACGGTGTCACTTTGTGTAATTATGGTTGAGATTACGAACAACCTGAAGCTTCTACCTCTAATCATGTTGGTTCTTCTTATTTCTAAGGTATGttgtttttgaaatatttgcAAATATATAAGTTAAGAAAAATCTAGTGATTTATATCTCGACTTGTTTCGCATCCGCAGAGGGGGGAAggtgaaaaaagaaagaaagaagtaTCCACTATTTTAAACAATTGTTGACTTCATCTACTTTCCGTTTTTCCTACCCTATGTCTAACTTTCTCGATAACATTTTTTAATAGAATCCTTCTCTTGTTTTCCTAAAATAATGATAAGCTCATAAGCACATATTGGTTTTTGAATAAACTCTGAGATTGTATGTAAGAATAAAGAATTTAGCTCAGGCATGTATAATAACAGCATGCCTCTAACTTTGTTCACCCTTGTGCTCTATTTTGACTTTCAGTGATTTCCGTTCATCGCAGGCTGTTGGTGATGCTTTCAACGAAGGTCTGTATGAAGAGCAAGCTCGATTAAGGGGTATCCCTTTACTGGAATCCAAACCAAAATACCAAATGCGTAATATGACCGCAAAAGAGGCATGTGGGAATCAAAAGGTTGGCATCAttccatttatttaatttgttctGTTGCAGTGGCCAAGATTAATATTTGATCCTTGTTTTCCTAATAATAGTGTGATAACTATCTGGAAAACTTTTTTTAATATTCCTTAGCCTTTTGggttaaaattataattatctaGACCCTTTCTGGTTAGGATTATTCCCCCTTTTTTGCTGCTATTGGTACACAAGGAGAAATTAGTTGATAGATTATTCTTTTCTTGAAAATCCTTCCTATGTCTTGTAGGTTGTCTACTTCCCTCGCATCGTGAAGGTTGTGGATGTACTCTCTATTTTAAGGAGCAACAATCACAACGGATTTCCTGTATGAAGAAgttttttgttttcatttgttcTCTGAGCTGTTGGATGTCTGATCAGTATTTTCGTCTTCCTTTCCATCCAGGTCATTGATCACTCACGAAATGGGGAAACACTTGTTATTGGCCTCATATTGCGAAGGTTGGATATTGGACTTGGTTTTAAATTACGTAAGAAACATGAAATTCTTAGATCTTAGTGTTATGCAATTTGTTTGACTTTATGACGTATGGTATGATGCAGTCATTTGCTAGTACTACTGCAATCAAAGGTTGACTTTCAACATAGCCCATTACCTTGTGAAACTGGTCCTCTACCAATTAGGTAAAGGAAAGAGTGTATTTTCATCCTTGGTTGTTCATTCAGCAACATTGAAAAAGGTTGTTATACTGGgtttttcatgtttcaggcacAATCCCACTGAATTTGTGAAACCTGTTTCAAGCAAGGGAATAGGTATCAATGACATTCAGTTAACTACAGATGATTTGGAGATGTACATTGATCTCGTTCCGTTTTTAAACCCTTCTCCTTATGTAGTTCCTGAAGATACTTCATTAACTAAGGTGACGACCTTTTTTTCAAACTATGTCGTCATTAAGTTACTTTTACTAATTTCATGAGCTGAATAATTTAGGTATACAATTTATTTCGTCAACTGGGATTAAGACACATACTTGTTGTTCCACGTGCTTCTCGTGTTGTTGGAATGATTACAAGGAAGGATTTGTTAATCGAGGTGCTTTAATAATACAATACTTTATTATCGAGTGTATTTATGTTTCACGGTAGTTGAAAATACTTGCCATTCGACAAACAGGATAATGAAGAGTCAGCTGCCGTGGAGCTTCAATCAACTAGTGTAAGGTCTCTACGCTGCTTTAACCATTTGGATGTAAACATTTGTTTATTTCAATTCAACTTTGTTTGGACAGATGCCCATTCAGTAGCCTCAATAGCTAAGTTCTCCGTTCAGTTTTCCATAAaccattaaaaaaaatcagtatCAAGTGTGCACTTTCACTTTTAATTCGTTCTTTAGCAAAAACGTAATCAACCAGTAAGAGGTTCAAGTTTAGTGAGGCTTCCTTCTCGTTTTTTTTGTATAATCTGGACAATCAGTTTACTGAAATGGGATTTTGGTGGTTCCCTTTTTCATGTGTATGCGCACTTGCAGTAAGATGATTTTCTAGTTCCAAGAGCTTGAATTCATTTGTTGCTACAACCTTTACATTTAGAAAAACGCTCTTAACGTCCTGTTGATTATATTTATCGTATCCTTTTTAAACAATGAATAGAACTTAAATTGTTCGACACCTTTCTACTATGGCTGAGATATTCTTTTTTCCAAAGAAACTGGAAAAAATAtgccaaaaataaaatcttgaGACCTGTAGTTTATGAGAGAATAGATGCGAGGAAGAAAGAACCCTCTTATTCACTTGAGTTCTTTATAAGCCCAACCTATATATATACAATGCTGTAAAAAAGGATAACACCCTAATCTATCCACTATTTAAATTACAAAACTAATGATAAGTATTTATCTAAGGGAATAATATATCCGAACAAATCGTATTTGATGGGTTCTTATCGGATCTTTGACACTCTCTCAAATTGGGTGATATTTGTTGATCATGCCCAACTTGGACACCAAATCTTCAAATGCTGGACGTAATAGGGCCTTAGTTAGAATATATGCAACTTGTGAGTGGCTAAGGACGTAGCAGATCCTCAAGGTTCCCTTCTCGATTTTATCACTAATGAAGTGACGATCGACTTCAACATGTTTAGTTCTATCATGATGAACTGGATCTTTGGCAATACTTATCGCAGCTGGATTGTCACACTTTAATTCCATTATCTGATGTCCTTTTAATTTCTGTTCCACCAACAACCTTTGTATCCACTTTCTTTTAAGACTTTATCTAACCCGTGGAACCAAGCTCTGGgagattgcttcaagccataAAGTGATTTCTTGATCTTCAACCTGCAGACTTTATTAGTGGTAGTCTTGGATTCGAATCATGGTGGAATAAACATGTAGATTTCTTCTTCCTGATCTACATTTAAAAAGGCATTGTTTACATAGTTTTACATAATAGATTCGCAGCAATGGATAAGAGTACGCGGAGGGTGGAGGTCTCTGGATATTCGATTCCATATGTCTTAATAAACCTTTTACTACTAATCGTGCTATAAATCTTTTAATGCTCACATCAGTCTGATGTTTGACTGAAAATCCACTTGGAACCTACAGTTTGTTTTTTAGGTGGAAGTTCTGTGATCTGCCATGTGTTGTTATTTTCAAGGGCATGTATTTCATCAAAGACAGCAGCCCTCTAGTTTGGATGTGGGAGAGCTTCAGCGATGTTTGATGGAACATGTACTTGGTCTAAATTTACGACAAATGTACAGTAAGCAGGAGATAAAAGGAGGATGTTAGGTGCATGATCTGACCCTTTTTCTCAATGCAACGGGTCTATCATCAAGATCATTCATGTTTTGGTAAGTCATATCATTGCTCACCTTGATTGTTTTCCAGAGGATCTGGTATTGAGGTAGTACTCTTGGTATGTTGATTGTGTGCTTGATAATGAGGAGGCTTCCTAGTGAATAAACAAGGTCAGAAGGTAGAATACGATGTCCAAGATGTGTTTGTATCTGATGGGACTGTGCGTCCGGGCTCAAGTATAAGATGTGTCAGTGAGTCACTTGGTATGTTGAGAGTTTCCAGATTATGAGGTTCATGGATCACTTGCTCCCCTTGAAGCGAGGAAGGTGGGAAGAACGGTTCAGTCTCATTAGAGGTTACATCCATTGACGTGTAGAACTTCTTGGAAGTCGAAAAATAACACTTGTACCCCTTTTGATTAGGCGAGTACCCAAGAAGGATACACTTGAGGGAACGTTGATCGAGTTTGCACTTATGGTGGGAATGGATATACACAGAAGATGAGCACCCAAAAAACTCGCAAAAGAATATTGTGAAGGAGGTGAGTATTCGGGTAGATGCTAAGGAGAGACTAGATCGGAGTTTGGAACTTAAGAACTCTAGAAGGCATCTTATTTATGAGCCAAGTTCTCTGAAGACAGCCTCACCCCAGAAATGATGAGAGACATTATGAGTAAATAACAAAGAACGAGCCACTACTAAGAGATGACGATTTTTGCATTCTGCGACAACATTTTGTTGTGGTGTGTTAACATAGAAACTTTGATGAATTATTCCTCGAGTGGCTAGGTAATCACCAATAACTGTGTTAAAAGAAATCTCTAGCCCGATCAGTGCCAATGATTTGGATATTTGTTGAGAATTGTGTACGGATCATAGTggagaatttttgaaaaatcgtAGAAGTCTCACTTTTATCTTTCATGAGAAATACCCAAGACAAACGAGTATGATCATCAACGAATAGTAAGAACCAAAGTGTACGCATTATATTTTTCTCTCGAGAGGACCCCAAATATCGCTATGTACTAGTGCAAAAGGCTTGGATGGTGTATATGTTTGTGGTATGAACGAGTGTCAAGTATGTTCAATTGACAAACATCACAAAAAGGAAAATTCAGACTTTTATTATTTGTTAAAAATGGAAATAGTTTTTGGAGATACAAATTGTTTGGATGACCCAAGCGATGGTGCCATGACAATATATCTCTATCCCTATTACACTGAAAAATAGAAGTAGTAGGAGGATCCGAGACTTTGGAAGATGGATAGATGGAGGTAGACTTCATCTTGAGAAGATACAGGCCCGCACAACCGTCATTATTGCCAATCGTCCTCCCGATACCAAGTAATGAAAAACACACGAGTCACTTGAAAATATGGTAGAGCAATGCATGTCCTTATTCAACATACAGACTGGTAATAGATTACAATAAAGGGCGGGGACAAACAATACATTATGTTAGCAGAAGTCTGGGGATAACCAAATTGAACCAGAGCCAAGAACTTTAGTACAAGAACCATCTGCTACTCGAACTGATTGAGGAACGGTTAAGTGGCTGTATGATGTGAACAAATTTCAGTTGACCTGACTATGATCTGACGCATCCGAATCGACAATCCAGATACTTGATAAATCATTCTGCAATAATAAAGCAAGTGGAATGTCACGTGGAATTGCAGTACTGCACATACCAATGATAGGAGAGGCTGATGGGGATGTCTGTTGCACAAAGAGCTTGCGTATTACATCCATTTGTTCCTTG from the Primulina eburnea isolate SZY01 chromosome 3, ASM2296580v1, whole genome shotgun sequence genome contains:
- the LOC140827515 gene encoding LOW QUALITY PROTEIN: chloride channel protein CLC-d-like (The sequence of the model RefSeq protein was modified relative to this genomic sequence to represent the inferred CDS: deleted 1 base in 1 codon) gives rise to the protein MLSNHLQNGVETAKLMWSRLPVADPEADVGAPNSELGWDGKNEGGGVESLDYEVIENWAYKQDQEKRGKLYVGYSVVVKWLLALLIGIGTGIAAVFINLSVENFAGWKYSLTFDINQKSYFAGFLVYTLINLALVLSSVCIVTHFAPAAAGSGIPEIKGYLNGIDTHGILLFRTLVGKIFGSIGSVGGGLALGKEGPLVHIGACIASLLGQGGSTKYHLSSRWLQIFTSERDRRDLVTCGCAAGVAAAFRAPVGGVLFALEEVTSWWRSQLMWRVFFTSAIVAVVVRTAMGWCKTGKCGHFGSGGFIMWDISDGQEDYSFQEFLPMAVIGVIGGLLGALFNQLTFYIAHWRRSYLHKRGNRAKVIEVCIVSVLTSIISFGLPLFKKCTPCPEGDAGIECPRPPGMYGNYVNFYCANNNEYNDLATIFFNTQDDAIRNLFSAKTIHEYSAPSLLTFLVMFYSLAIVTFGTAVPAGQFVPGIMIGSTYGRLVGMFVVSFYKRLNIEEGTYALLGAASFLGGSMRMTVSLCVIMVEITNNLKLLPLIMLVLLISKAVGDAFNEGLYEEQARLRGIPLLESKPKYQMRNMTAKEACGNQKVVYFPRIVKVVDVLSILRSNNHNGFPVIDHSRNGETLVIGLILRSHLLVLLQSKVDFQHSPLPCETGPLPIRHNPTEFVKPVSSKGIGINDIQLTTDDLEMYIDLVPFLNPSPYVVPEDTSLTKVYNLFRQLGLRHILVVPRASRVVGMITRKDLLIEDNEESAAVELQSTSVREDGHDDRILFRKKTDAEQPLLGLLLYP